A stretch of Aureispira sp. CCB-E DNA encodes these proteins:
- a CDS encoding S41 family peptidase yields the protein MALLFVAINQVWAQDGPPLWMRYAAISPDGKQIVFSYKGDLYKVPSTGGTATALTLHDAHDSRPVWSNDGKQIAFASNRYGNFDVYIMPATGGRPTRLTYHSANDFPTDFANDDSGVLFSSLRLDNVQNRMFPSGRMPELYQVPTKGGRVQQILTIPADDAVYSKDGKMIAYHDRKGYEDEFRKHHTSSVTRDLWMYSIVDKKYTQLTSFIGEDRNPVFSKDGKELFYLSEESGTMNVHAIKLDDPKSTRRVTKLKNHPVRNLTISNEGLMCFSYNGEIYLLRDGNKPLKVSINIVADARYNEKKTVAISAAQEMDVSPNGKEIVFVNRGEVFVTSVESGMTKRITNTAERERTASFSPDGRAILYASERNGSWNLYQTKLGREEETYFFNSTILKEEPILESKNETFQPAFSPDGKEVAFLEERTALKVINLESKAVREVMPADKNYSYADGDQTYSWSPDGKWFLVNFLQPQQWISEVGLIKADGKESVINLTRSGYGDYAPKFVMGGKMIIWGSGRDGMKAQASWGGQSDIYGMFLTEEGWDRFNLTKEEYALLKEKEKEDKKKKKTDKKDTEEETEDKKDQDKDKEDKDGNDDEIKLEEITIDFDGIHDRKKRLTIHSASIMDAIVSKDGEKLYYMASFEKGFDLWETNLRTRETKILMKLGARGGGMELSKDGKYLFVVNAGRIARIELASKKKKAITIRGEMILKEAEERAYLFEHAWRQVVKKFYKKDLHGVNWDFYKKEYARFLPHINNGFDFAEMMSELLGELNASHTGCRYRPPYNRTADATASLGLYYDEGYKGKGLKVAEVINKGPFDKKASKLEAGHIIEKIDGIEILAETNFYPMLNRKAGNYTLVSLFDPASGERWEETVKPISRGAEFNIRYDRWVENCRETAERVSNGRIGYVHVRGMNTESYKTVYEEVLGRNAGMDAVIVDTRFNGGGWLHDDLATFLGGKIYMKILPRGQDIGREPMFKWSKPSCVLMGEGNYSDAHLFPYVYKALGVGKLVGMPVPGTGTAVWWERLPGGYVFGIPQVGMVGNDGSFMENTQLEPDVKVANEPSKVTNGQDQQIEAAVKVLLKEVDGK from the coding sequence ATGGCATTATTATTCGTAGCAATAAATCAAGTATGGGCGCAGGATGGACCTCCTTTGTGGATGCGATATGCTGCCATTTCCCCAGACGGAAAGCAGATTGTATTTAGTTATAAAGGAGATTTATACAAGGTGCCTTCGACAGGAGGGACGGCAACAGCCTTAACATTGCACGATGCGCATGACTCTCGACCAGTATGGTCTAATGACGGTAAGCAAATTGCCTTTGCTTCTAATCGATATGGCAATTTTGATGTTTATATCATGCCAGCTACAGGTGGTCGTCCTACGCGTTTGACGTATCATTCCGCCAATGATTTTCCAACAGATTTTGCCAATGATGATAGCGGGGTGTTGTTTAGTTCGTTGCGCTTGGATAATGTTCAAAATAGAATGTTTCCTTCAGGACGAATGCCAGAATTGTATCAGGTTCCAACAAAGGGAGGGCGAGTGCAACAAATTTTGACCATCCCGGCTGATGATGCTGTATATTCAAAAGATGGAAAAATGATTGCTTATCACGATAGAAAAGGCTATGAAGATGAGTTTCGTAAGCATCATACCTCCTCTGTGACGCGTGATTTGTGGATGTATTCTATAGTGGACAAGAAATATACTCAATTAACTTCTTTTATCGGAGAAGATAGAAACCCTGTTTTTTCAAAAGACGGCAAGGAGTTATTTTACCTAAGTGAAGAAAGCGGGACAATGAATGTTCATGCAATTAAATTAGACGACCCCAAAAGTACCAGAAGGGTAACCAAACTAAAAAATCATCCTGTTCGTAACTTAACGATTTCTAATGAAGGGTTAATGTGTTTTAGTTATAATGGTGAAATTTACTTGCTAAGAGATGGCAACAAACCATTAAAAGTGTCGATTAACATCGTTGCAGATGCTCGTTACAATGAGAAAAAAACAGTTGCGATTAGTGCTGCACAAGAAATGGATGTCTCTCCAAATGGAAAAGAAATCGTTTTTGTCAATAGAGGAGAAGTATTTGTGACTTCTGTTGAAAGTGGTATGACAAAGCGAATTACCAATACAGCAGAAAGAGAACGCACAGCCAGTTTTAGCCCAGATGGACGTGCTATTTTGTATGCAAGTGAACGCAACGGAAGTTGGAACTTATATCAGACTAAATTAGGACGAGAAGAAGAAACGTATTTTTTCAATTCTACGATTCTTAAAGAAGAGCCTATCTTGGAAAGTAAAAACGAAACGTTTCAACCTGCTTTTTCTCCTGATGGCAAAGAGGTTGCTTTCTTGGAAGAGCGCACGGCTTTGAAGGTAATTAACTTGGAATCGAAGGCAGTTCGAGAGGTAATGCCTGCGGATAAGAACTATTCTTATGCAGATGGCGACCAAACTTATTCTTGGTCTCCAGATGGAAAATGGTTCTTGGTGAACTTTTTACAGCCTCAACAATGGATTTCTGAAGTTGGTTTAATTAAAGCCGATGGGAAAGAATCCGTCATTAACTTGACTCGTAGTGGTTATGGTGATTATGCGCCTAAATTTGTAATGGGGGGCAAAATGATTATTTGGGGATCAGGACGAGATGGTATGAAGGCGCAAGCTAGTTGGGGCGGACAGTCGGATATTTACGGTATGTTTTTGACAGAAGAAGGATGGGATCGTTTCAACCTAACAAAGGAAGAGTATGCTTTGTTGAAGGAAAAGGAGAAGGAAGACAAAAAGAAAAAGAAAACGGACAAAAAGGATACAGAGGAAGAAACTGAGGATAAAAAAGACCAAGATAAAGATAAAGAAGATAAGGATGGAAATGATGATGAAATTAAGTTGGAGGAAATAACAATTGATTTTGATGGAATTCACGATAGAAAAAAACGTCTAACCATTCATTCTGCTTCTATTATGGATGCTATTGTTTCGAAAGATGGTGAAAAGCTATATTATATGGCTAGCTTTGAGAAGGGCTTTGATTTGTGGGAAACAAACTTGAGAACTAGAGAGACAAAAATCTTAATGAAGCTAGGTGCTAGAGGTGGAGGAATGGAATTGTCTAAGGATGGTAAGTATCTTTTTGTTGTTAATGCAGGGCGTATCGCTCGCATTGAACTAGCTTCAAAGAAGAAAAAAGCGATTACTATTCGGGGAGAAATGATTTTGAAGGAAGCAGAAGAACGAGCTTATTTGTTTGAGCATGCTTGGAGACAAGTTGTTAAAAAGTTTTACAAAAAAGACTTGCATGGCGTTAATTGGGACTTTTATAAAAAGGAATATGCGCGTTTCTTGCCACATATTAATAATGGTTTTGATTTTGCAGAGATGATGAGCGAATTGTTAGGTGAATTGAATGCTTCTCATACAGGTTGTCGCTATCGTCCTCCTTATAATAGAACGGCCGATGCAACAGCTAGTTTAGGATTGTATTATGATGAAGGCTATAAGGGTAAAGGCTTGAAAGTGGCAGAAGTGATTAATAAAGGTCCTTTTGATAAAAAAGCGTCTAAATTGGAAGCTGGGCACATTATAGAAAAAATAGATGGTATCGAAATTCTAGCAGAGACCAATTTTTATCCAATGTTAAATAGAAAAGCGGGCAACTATACCTTAGTTTCTTTATTTGATCCAGCTTCTGGAGAGCGTTGGGAAGAAACGGTAAAGCCAATTAGCAGAGGAGCGGAGTTTAATATTCGTTATGATCGTTGGGTAGAAAACTGTAGGGAAACAGCAGAACGAGTTTCGAACGGTCGCATCGGGTATGTGCATGTTAGAGGAATGAATACAGAAAGTTATAAAACGGTTTACGAAGAAGTTTTAGGGCGTAATGCTGGCATGGATGCTGTTATTGTGGATACTCGCTTTAATGGGGGTGGTTGGTTGCACGATGACTTAGCAACTTTCTTAGGGGGAAAAATATATATGAAAATTTTGCCTCGTGGACAAGATATAGGAAGAGAGCCTATGTTTAAATGGTCTAAGCCATCTTGTGTTTTGATGGGGGAAGGAAATTATTCTGACGCGCATCTATTTCCATATGTTTACAAGGCATTGGGTGTAGGAAAACTGGTTGGAATGCCTGTGCCAGGAACGGGGACAGCTGTTTGGTGGGAACGTTTGCCCGGTGGATATGTTTTTGGTATTCCACAAGTAGGAATGGTTGGCAATGATGGTTCCTTTATGGAAAATACGCAGTTGGAGCCAGATGTGAAAGTAGCCAACGAACCATCAAAAGTAACCAATGGACAGGATCAGCAAATTGAAGCAGCTGTAAAGGTATTGCTTAAAGAAGTAGACGGAAAATAA
- the ychF gene encoding redox-regulated ATPase YchF gives MALKCGIVGLPNVGKSTLFNALSSAKALAANYPFATKEPNIGTITVPDERLTKLESIINPQKVIPTTIDIVDIAGLIRGASKGEGLGNQFLGNIREVNAIVHVVRCFENGNIVHVDGDVDPVRDKETIDLELIFKDIESVEKQIQKQKKMAKGGDKALQKLVVILENLLKHLEDGKPVRSFDDYETEEAEIIIKQLQLLTAKPIIYVCNVDEDSVISGNEHTEAFKEAVKDENAEIILVSAAIEADIAELDTYEERMEFLSDLGLTEPGVNKLIHACYSILNLITYFTAGEKEVRAWTIKVGTKAPAAAGVIHSDFERGFIKSKTVGFDDFIANNGWKGAQETGTLRQEGKEYVVQDGDLLEFMFNV, from the coding sequence ATGGCATTAAAATGTGGAATTGTTGGACTTCCAAACGTAGGAAAATCAACGCTTTTCAATGCACTTTCTTCTGCTAAAGCCTTAGCAGCTAATTATCCTTTTGCGACCAAAGAACCCAATATTGGTACGATTACAGTACCAGATGAGCGTTTGACAAAATTAGAATCTATTATCAATCCTCAAAAAGTAATTCCTACTACTATTGATATTGTGGATATTGCTGGATTGATTCGTGGTGCTAGTAAAGGGGAAGGACTTGGCAACCAATTTTTAGGTAATATTCGTGAAGTAAATGCTATTGTGCATGTTGTTCGTTGCTTTGAGAATGGTAATATTGTACATGTTGATGGCGATGTAGATCCTGTTAGAGACAAAGAAACGATTGATTTGGAGTTAATTTTCAAAGATATTGAAAGTGTTGAGAAGCAGATTCAAAAACAAAAAAAGATGGCTAAAGGTGGCGATAAAGCGCTACAAAAATTAGTCGTTATCTTAGAAAACTTGTTGAAGCACTTAGAAGATGGCAAACCTGTTCGTAGTTTTGACGATTACGAAACAGAAGAAGCTGAAATTATTATCAAACAATTGCAACTTCTAACTGCAAAACCCATCATCTATGTTTGTAACGTTGATGAAGATTCTGTTATCTCTGGTAACGAACATACTGAAGCTTTTAAAGAAGCTGTAAAAGATGAAAATGCAGAAATCATTCTAGTTAGTGCTGCTATTGAAGCTGATATAGCGGAGTTGGATACTTACGAGGAACGCATGGAATTTTTATCTGATTTAGGCTTGACAGAGCCTGGTGTCAATAAATTGATTCACGCTTGTTATAGTATTCTAAATCTTATCACTTACTTTACTGCTGGAGAAAAAGAAGTACGTGCTTGGACCATTAAAGTTGGAACCAAAGCTCCCGCCGCAGCTGGTGTTATTCACTCTGACTTTGAGCGAGGATTTATCAAATCCAAAACCGTTGGTTTTGATGATTTTATTGCCAACAATGGTTGGAAAGGTGCCCAAGAAACAGGCACTTTGCGTCAAGAGGGCAAAGAATATGTCGTTCAAGATGGCGATTTGTTAGAATTTATGTTTAACGTATAG
- a CDS encoding thioredoxin family protein translates to MKNYLLTFLFTTPLFMISSLINAQGIDFEAVDWESVKAKAKDSNKPIFVDTYASWCEPCKWMDNNTFSKAEVGAFFKENYISYKLDIEKGEGVDFAKKYRVTSYPTLLYFDAEGELVHRIIGAYKAEDLITKSKEALLPENQIYTLQKQFETEKDNPAFLKKYAEALKRVGEDYTYIADVYIDLVGMEALKEAEHFDVLEHCINNYNHRAYHYVVANKSDFITSLGIDRVDSYLDAAFNIRCYEIIENGSSQVVIRDFLQEVKQILPDRVEYFKTRIDFYSKRGDERRDYRLARKYEKHCKDAKSLNGIARYMLDVYGKSKTQLNAALEWVDRAILLEESIATLETKALILLALEDREAALEVANKQLELSKKENKYIKETEALIAQIKGE, encoded by the coding sequence ATGAAAAATTACTTACTTACTTTTCTGTTTACGACCCCATTGTTTATGATTTCCTCATTGATAAATGCTCAAGGTATTGATTTTGAAGCAGTAGACTGGGAGTCGGTAAAAGCAAAGGCGAAAGACTCGAATAAACCAATTTTTGTTGATACCTACGCCTCTTGGTGTGAGCCTTGTAAGTGGATGGATAACAATACTTTTTCTAAAGCCGAAGTCGGTGCGTTTTTTAAAGAAAACTACATTAGTTATAAGTTGGATATAGAAAAAGGAGAAGGAGTAGATTTTGCGAAAAAATATAGGGTGACTTCTTATCCAACTTTGTTGTATTTTGATGCAGAGGGGGAGTTGGTACACCGAATTATTGGTGCTTACAAAGCAGAAGATTTAATTACTAAAAGCAAAGAAGCTCTACTGCCTGAAAATCAAATTTACACTTTACAAAAGCAATTTGAAACGGAAAAAGATAATCCAGCTTTTCTTAAAAAATATGCTGAAGCATTGAAACGTGTTGGAGAAGATTATACCTATATAGCCGATGTATACATTGATTTGGTGGGGATGGAGGCACTAAAAGAGGCGGAGCATTTTGATGTTCTGGAGCATTGTATCAATAATTATAACCATAGAGCTTATCATTATGTCGTAGCTAACAAATCAGATTTTATCACAAGTTTGGGGATAGATAGAGTTGATAGTTATTTGGATGCCGCTTTTAACATTCGTTGTTATGAAATTATTGAAAATGGTTCGAGTCAAGTAGTTATTCGTGATTTTTTACAAGAAGTAAAACAAATTTTGCCTGATAGGGTAGAGTATTTTAAGACGAGAATTGATTTTTATAGCAAGCGTGGAGATGAGCGCAGAGATTATCGTTTGGCTCGCAAATATGAAAAGCATTGCAAGGATGCCAAAAGCTTGAATGGAATCGCTCGTTATATGTTGGATGTATATGGTAAAAGTAAAACGCAATTGAATGCGGCTTTGGAGTGGGTAGATCGAGCAATTTTGTTAGAAGAAAGTATCGCAACTCTAGAAACCAAAGCTTTGATTCTACTAGCCTTAGAAGATCGGGAGGCTGCTTTGGAAGTGGCCAATAAACAGTTAGAGCTGAGCAAAAAAGAGAATAAATACATCAAAGAAACAGAAGCTTTGATAGCTCAAATTAAGGGGGAATAA
- a CDS encoding VOC family protein — translation MKRVTGIGGIFFKTKDPQKSKNWYQNHLGIESDQYGATFKWLEKENPEQEGNTVWNAFPEDTTYFNPSEQEFMVNYRVDDLEALLTSLKEEGVTIVGEMQSFEYGKFAWILDPDGYKIELWEPVDEKL, via the coding sequence ATGAAACGGGTAACAGGAATTGGAGGCATTTTTTTTAAAACAAAAGACCCTCAAAAAAGCAAAAATTGGTATCAAAATCATCTAGGGATAGAGTCTGACCAGTATGGGGCAACTTTTAAGTGGTTAGAAAAAGAAAACCCTGAACAAGAAGGAAATACGGTGTGGAATGCCTTCCCAGAAGATACAACTTACTTTAATCCTTCTGAACAGGAATTTATGGTTAATTACAGAGTAGATGATTTAGAGGCTTTGTTGACTAGTCTAAAAGAGGAAGGCGTAACGATCGTAGGAGAAATGCAAAGCTTTGAATATGGTAAATTTGCTTGGATTTTGGATCCTGATGGTTACAAGATTGAGTTGTGGGAGCCCGTAGATGAAAAACTTTAG
- a CDS encoding MATE family efflux transporter yields the protein MQPNNLSTEKKSNELGTETIDKLIAKQGIPAAIGFLVMSIYLIVDTIFVGHWVGAMGIGAISVVLPVTFLIASIGMSIGIGGASIISRALGANDNQHAQQVFGNQITLNMSIATFFVIMGMIFKEELLMIFGAKDDIMPFAKEYFTIILLGIPFLSWGMMSNHVIRAQGFPKIAMNVMLVPAILNLVLDPIFIYWLDWGMQGAALATIFSYFVSASYTIWFFVKGDSDLRISKKNLVLHWSIISEIISLGFVSLARQGVISILAIVLNHSLYTYGRSEIYISVYGIINRVMMFAMFPITGITQGFLPITSYNYGAKEYHRVKETIRKSIIYGSLIAILIYICILYFQVTIVKLFSTNKEILAITPEAMAIVFMAMPLILIQLIGSSYYQAIGKAVPALLLTLTKQGFFLIPLVFILPRFWGINGIWYAFPIADVLSMLVTAIFLWRAYRQLGTPSKIE from the coding sequence ATGCAACCCAATAATCTAAGTACAGAAAAAAAATCCAACGAATTAGGCACCGAGACAATCGACAAATTGATTGCCAAGCAAGGAATTCCAGCTGCAATTGGTTTTTTAGTCATGTCTATCTATTTGATTGTCGATACTATCTTTGTAGGGCATTGGGTTGGTGCCATGGGAATTGGAGCTATCTCAGTTGTCTTACCTGTTACATTTTTAATCGCCTCTATTGGAATGTCGATAGGAATTGGAGGCGCCTCAATCATTTCTAGAGCATTAGGTGCAAACGACAACCAACACGCACAACAAGTCTTTGGCAATCAGATCACATTAAACATGTCTATTGCTACCTTTTTTGTTATCATGGGAATGATTTTCAAAGAAGAGTTATTAATGATCTTTGGTGCCAAAGACGACATCATGCCCTTTGCCAAAGAATACTTCACCATCATACTGCTAGGCATACCTTTTTTGTCGTGGGGAATGATGAGCAACCATGTTATTCGAGCACAAGGTTTTCCCAAAATAGCTATGAATGTAATGCTTGTTCCTGCTATCTTAAATTTAGTGCTAGATCCTATTTTTATCTATTGGCTTGATTGGGGAATGCAAGGAGCTGCTTTGGCTACTATTTTTTCGTATTTTGTAAGTGCTAGTTATACCATTTGGTTCTTTGTAAAAGGCGATAGCGATTTGAGAATTAGTAAAAAAAACTTAGTCCTACATTGGTCCATTATTTCTGAAATTATCTCTTTGGGTTTTGTCTCCTTAGCACGCCAAGGAGTGATTAGTATCTTGGCTATTGTCCTCAACCACTCCTTATATACTTATGGACGTAGCGAAATTTATATTTCGGTCTATGGAATTATCAATCGTGTTATGATGTTCGCTATGTTCCCAATCACAGGAATTACACAAGGTTTTTTACCTATTACCAGTTATAATTATGGCGCAAAAGAATACCATCGTGTCAAAGAAACCATTCGAAAATCAATTATTTATGGAAGCTTAATTGCGATTCTTATATACATCTGTATTCTGTATTTTCAAGTTACAATTGTTAAACTTTTCTCTACCAACAAAGAGATTTTAGCAATTACTCCCGAAGCTATGGCGATTGTATTTATGGCAATGCCTTTGATACTCATACAATTGATTGGTTCTTCCTACTATCAAGCTATCGGGAAAGCCGTCCCTGCGTTATTACTAACCTTAACCAAACAAGGTTTTTTCCTCATCCCATTGGTTTTTATACTTCCTCGTTTTTGGGGGATTAATGGCATTTGGTATGCTTTTCCTATTGCAGATGTTTTGTCAATGTTGGTAACCGCTATTTTCCTATGGAGGGCTTATCGTCAACTGGGCACCCCTTCTAAAATAGAATAA
- a CDS encoding polymorphic toxin type 23 domain-containing protein, whose amino-acid sequence MKQFFLSTFFFLITCSATAQLDFGQGFGGQIGFSFNLGSHFNRIGLIAKVYFHYEYIQANLQLAGYYNPRSFATEIPSWEGQLRVGVVAAFGAKDSVHYSPFIHEISNQTSRPYSIGYSYNFYLDNIKTSQLTGTFGFGIYGFSLLMENDFLAFFQEDKHRTGAVGLYYRIQNTQISIANIAWTADPYGPGSITMKSKQFPAKYGYRAMKDVLYQEKSAGVLAIGIEQYLGFGQYLGATLGVDADQVRNAFQNLLIHDSFLLTDPHIPMIDTEGKQYLYEEGQKVRPAKLFFQIQGNNTALY is encoded by the coding sequence ATGAAGCAATTTTTTTTGTCAACGTTCTTTTTTTTGATAACATGTAGTGCAACTGCCCAACTGGATTTTGGACAAGGTTTTGGCGGGCAGATTGGTTTTTCTTTTAATTTGGGAAGCCATTTTAACCGAATTGGTTTGATCGCAAAGGTTTATTTCCATTACGAATACATACAAGCAAATTTACAACTAGCAGGTTATTACAATCCACGTTCTTTTGCAACAGAAATTCCTTCTTGGGAGGGGCAGCTTAGAGTGGGAGTTGTAGCTGCTTTTGGAGCTAAAGATTCGGTGCATTATAGTCCTTTTATTCATGAAATTAGCAACCAAACAAGTCGCCCATATTCCATTGGTTATAGCTATAATTTTTATTTGGATAATATAAAAACTTCTCAATTAACTGGGACATTTGGTTTTGGAATTTATGGTTTTAGTTTGTTGATGGAAAATGATTTTTTGGCATTTTTTCAAGAGGATAAGCACAGAACTGGAGCGGTTGGTTTATATTATAGAATACAAAATACTCAAATTTCGATTGCTAATATTGCTTGGACAGCCGATCCCTACGGTCCAGGAAGCATTACCATGAAATCAAAGCAATTTCCTGCGAAATATGGTTATCGAGCCATGAAAGATGTTTTGTATCAAGAAAAAAGTGCTGGCGTATTGGCAATAGGAATAGAACAGTATCTAGGTTTTGGGCAATATTTAGGGGCAACGCTAGGGGTTGATGCAGATCAAGTAAGAAATGCTTTTCAAAATCTATTGATTCACGATTCCTTTTTATTAACAGATCCACATATTCCAATGATCGACACCGAAGGAAAACAATATTTGTACGAAGAAGGACAAAAAGTTCGACCTGCTAAATTGTTCTTTCAGATACAAGGAAATAATACGGCATTGTATTAG